One window of Bacillus sp. THAF10 genomic DNA carries:
- a CDS encoding CAP domain-containing protein, whose translation MKINKKSIFTAVTTAAILTAAPFGLSAKAESNAPAKPTCDLSNVTSLTGKQFKSHEDAKAFLDNYMKELESKYGVKVQMNGAPAEAAEKQAPKEEQKQEAKAPEKAEAPKEEAQAPAPQKTEQAEKPAAEKQAADGEVSEFEQKVVELTNAEREKGGLAPLELDAELSKVAKEKSNDMQKNNYFSHNSPTYGSPFDMMKQFGVEYKTAGENIAQGQQSPEEVVNAWMNSEGHRANIMNENFTHIGVGHVEEGNYWTQMFIGK comes from the coding sequence ATGAAAATCAACAAGAAATCAATCTTTACTGCTGTTACTACTGCAGCTATTTTAACTGCTGCACCATTCGGATTATCTGCAAAAGCAGAATCCAATGCACCAGCAAAGCCAACATGTGACTTATCTAATGTCACGTCCTTAACTGGAAAACAATTTAAAAGTCATGAGGATGCAAAAGCATTCTTAGATAACTATATGAAAGAATTAGAAAGCAAATATGGTGTGAAGGTTCAAATGAATGGTGCACCTGCTGAAGCAGCAGAAAAACAAGCTCCAAAAGAAGAACAAAAGCAAGAAGCAAAAGCACCTGAAAAAGCTGAAGCTCCAAAAGAGGAAGCTCAAGCACCTGCTCCACAAAAAACGGAACAAGCTGAAAAGCCAGCAGCAGAAAAACAAGCTGCAGATGGTGAAGTAAGTGAATTCGAACAAAAGGTAGTGGAATTAACGAATGCTGAGCGTGAAAAAGGTGGATTAGCTCCTCTTGAATTAGATGCTGAGCTAAGCAAGGTTGCGAAAGAGAAGTCTAATGACATGCAAAAAAACAACTACTTCTCTCATAACAGTCCAACTTACGGATCTCCGTTTGACATGATGAAACAATTTGGTGTGGAATATAAGACTGCAGGGGAAAACATTGCCCAAGGTCAACAAAGTCCAGAAGAAGTAGTGAATGCTTGGATGAATTCTGAAGGTCACCGTGCAAACATTATGAATGAGAACTTTACTCATATTGGTGTAGGCCATGTTGAAGAAGGTAACTATTGGACACAAATGTTCATCGGAAAATAA
- a CDS encoding TerC family protein produces the protein MELSLLLEYGWVLLVLIALEGILAADNALVLAIMVKHLPEEARKKALFYGLAGALVFRIGSLFAISYLVTIWQVQAIGAAYLLFIALNHLWRKFAVAKVEHAATVDKTRKQSGFWMTVFKVELADIAFAVDSILAAFALAMTLPQTSLPKIGGIDGGQFIVIFLGGFIGVVIMRFAATLFVKLLKERPTLETAAFLIVGWVGFKLAMYTLAHPSVGVLPHDFVHSGLFKTLFWIVLIGIAAGSWIISGKDKNVREVDSIK, from the coding sequence ATGGAATTATCATTATTATTAGAGTATGGCTGGGTACTTCTTGTATTAATTGCCTTAGAAGGTATCCTGGCTGCAGATAACGCACTTGTCCTAGCTATTATGGTCAAGCATCTCCCGGAAGAAGCAAGAAAAAAGGCACTCTTTTATGGGTTGGCAGGTGCTTTAGTGTTCCGTATCGGTTCATTATTTGCAATTTCTTACCTAGTTACCATTTGGCAGGTTCAAGCAATTGGAGCTGCTTACCTATTGTTTATCGCCCTCAATCACCTCTGGAGGAAGTTCGCTGTTGCCAAGGTGGAACATGCGGCAACAGTTGATAAAACGAGAAAGCAATCTGGTTTTTGGATGACCGTGTTTAAAGTAGAATTGGCAGATATTGCGTTCGCTGTAGATTCAATTCTGGCGGCATTTGCCCTTGCAATGACTCTACCACAAACAAGTCTGCCGAAAATAGGCGGAATTGATGGGGGTCAATTTATCGTCATCTTTTTAGGTGGTTTTATTGGTGTCGTTATTATGCGATTTGCAGCAACTCTTTTTGTAAAATTATTAAAAGAGCGACCAACCCTAGAAACAGCAGCATTTCTAATCGTAGGTTGGGTTGGATTTAAGCTAGCTATGTATACCTTAGCTCATCCAAGTGTTGGCGTCTTGCCTCACGACTTCGTACACAGCGGGCTGTTTAAAACATTATTCTGGATTGTTTTAATTGGGATTGCTGCTGGATCGTGGATTATATCCGGTAAAGATAAAAATGTTCGCGAAGTAGATAGCATAAAGTAA
- a CDS encoding nitric oxide reductase activation protein NorD, translated as MRPIVFNDKKIDSFLFMQLSDLVVSLSKKNGVEVEYAFKSYFDPFENKVYLSLFWDNHPEFEKFHGMRSDVYLRGIGSVHHTDYLVVQDFLTRIKHSPLKSFARQLFMLLEDIRLEEICKRERPGTINTFLVRRQEYRKYFRSQLTVNAERNILTDALYNVLFLLLTTDNPLEEIPTLHERLNLALPYLREEASKTYEADHTEEIKKITLNILDVLEDVVEKDMLNTYFFFPDFTKEEESGPSFDDLKRKSELKNDDSKHKETEEEEIQEEKLPTWHRESDSNSKSFLQFDLEQGTKMDLMGEGIREGEDGDQAMGYVQGQSQKTTRNDYSKLDMMDVINNEKKEGGSGAEFGKENKYAYPVFLQPVPVNREDHVAYDKVKTIIAPYQKKLKQLIQKTLEHKKILPRSDLPFGRLSKKLMPWFTDENPRVFYKKDNLSIEIDAVFSLLVDCSASMFDKMDETKYGITLFHEALKSVLVPHEVVGFWEDTNDATKTSQPNYFKAVIDYSSSLKKQSGPEILQLTPEEDNRDGYAIRHTTKRLNQRREKQKFLLVFSDGEPAAMDYEKNGIVDTHQAVMEARKSGIEVINVFLANGEIEEAQVKTIQNMYGKYSILVPNINELPDILFPLLKKLLLKSL; from the coding sequence TTGAGACCAATTGTTTTTAATGATAAAAAAATCGATTCCTTTTTATTTATGCAGTTATCTGACTTAGTTGTTTCCTTATCTAAAAAAAATGGGGTAGAAGTGGAATATGCCTTTAAGTCATATTTTGATCCTTTTGAAAACAAAGTATATCTTAGCCTCTTTTGGGATAATCATCCAGAGTTTGAAAAATTTCATGGCATGAGAAGTGACGTGTATTTACGTGGAATTGGTTCTGTTCATCATACAGATTACCTTGTAGTGCAAGATTTTCTTACACGTATTAAACATTCTCCGCTAAAAAGCTTTGCAAGACAGCTATTCATGTTACTCGAGGATATTCGGCTTGAGGAAATTTGCAAAAGGGAAAGACCAGGTACAATTAACACCTTTTTAGTAAGAAGGCAGGAGTACCGCAAATACTTTCGTAGTCAGTTAACCGTAAATGCTGAAAGAAATATCCTAACTGATGCTCTCTATAACGTGTTATTTTTGCTGTTAACGACGGATAACCCGCTAGAGGAGATACCAACCCTGCATGAGAGGCTCAATCTTGCGCTCCCTTACTTAAGAGAGGAAGCTTCAAAGACCTATGAAGCAGATCATACAGAAGAAATTAAGAAAATCACCTTAAACATTCTCGATGTTTTAGAAGATGTAGTAGAAAAGGACATGCTAAATACCTACTTCTTTTTCCCAGATTTCACGAAAGAAGAGGAAAGCGGTCCAAGCTTTGATGATTTGAAACGAAAAAGCGAATTAAAAAATGATGATAGTAAGCATAAAGAAACAGAAGAAGAAGAAATACAAGAAGAAAAGCTTCCAACATGGCACCGCGAGTCTGATAGTAACAGTAAAAGCTTTCTTCAATTTGATTTAGAGCAAGGAACGAAGATGGATTTAATGGGTGAGGGCATACGAGAAGGAGAAGATGGAGACCAAGCAATGGGGTATGTGCAAGGTCAAAGTCAAAAAACCACTCGTAATGATTACTCTAAGCTTGACATGATGGATGTCATTAACAACGAAAAAAAAGAAGGGGGAAGTGGAGCGGAGTTTGGTAAAGAAAACAAATATGCGTATCCAGTCTTTCTTCAACCTGTTCCTGTTAATAGGGAAGACCACGTGGCTTATGATAAGGTGAAAACAATCATTGCTCCTTATCAAAAGAAACTAAAACAACTGATACAAAAAACATTAGAACACAAAAAGATACTTCCACGTAGTGATTTACCTTTTGGCAGGTTAAGTAAAAAACTAATGCCATGGTTTACAGATGAAAACCCGAGAGTCTTTTATAAAAAGGACAATCTCTCTATTGAAATTGATGCTGTTTTTTCCTTGCTTGTGGATTGTTCTGCGTCCATGTTTGATAAGATGGATGAAACAAAATATGGAATTACCTTGTTCCATGAAGCATTAAAGTCTGTTTTGGTTCCACATGAAGTGGTTGGTTTTTGGGAGGATACAAACGATGCAACAAAAACGAGCCAGCCGAACTATTTCAAGGCTGTCATCGATTATTCTTCCAGCCTTAAAAAGCAGTCAGGGCCAGAAATATTGCAGCTTACACCAGAGGAAGACAATAGAGATGGCTATGCGATTCGCCATACTACAAAGAGGCTCAACCAACGAAGAGAAAAACAAAAATTCCTACTCGTTTTCTCAGATGGTGAACCTGCTGCAATGGATTACGAGAAAAATGGAATAGTCGATACCCACCAAGCTGTGATGGAAGCCCGAAAAAGTGGGATAGAGGTCATAAATGTGTTTCTTGCCAATGGAGAAATAGAAGAAGCACAAGTGAAAACCATTCAAAATATGTATGGAAAATATAGCATACTTGTGCCAAATATTAATGAGCTACCGGATATTCTTTTTCCCTTATTGAAAAAACTCTTACTGAAAAGTTTATAA
- a CDS encoding MATE family efflux transporter produces the protein MQQVFTLKERIRLFFKILFPILITQLALFSMNLFDIMMTGNVGATDLAGVAIGAGLWVPVFTGLSGILLSITPIVAQLTGAKDSKSIPFATTQGLYVSIAMSILVLLIGGLFLSPILEGMSLEQEVRDVAFYYLVALGFGILPLFAYTVLRCFIDALGQTRTSMFITLMSLPINIALNYLFIFGKFGFPALGGIGAGVASALTYWLILFISLYIVLKKRPFKNYHLFDRLHPISFSKWKEILVIGVPIGLSIFFETSIFSAVTLLMSSFNTITIAAHQVALNFASLLYMVPLSISMALTILVGFEVGAKRIKDAKQYAWIGVLSAVLLSLVCAIFLYFFRTEVAYMYTKDPEVISLTTAFLLYAIFFQLSDAIAAPIQGALRGYKDVNITFIVAFVSYWLLGLPIGYFLANYTDHGAFGYWIGLISGLAAGAIGLAARLYFLQNKYLKTAKSR, from the coding sequence ATGCAGCAGGTATTTACTTTAAAAGAAAGAATAAGACTATTTTTCAAAATCCTATTCCCTATCCTTATCACCCAACTGGCGTTATTTTCCATGAACCTGTTTGACATCATGATGACAGGAAATGTTGGAGCTACAGATCTCGCCGGAGTTGCCATTGGTGCAGGGCTATGGGTACCAGTTTTCACAGGTTTAAGTGGAATCTTATTATCGATCACCCCCATCGTTGCACAATTGACAGGTGCAAAAGATTCAAAAAGCATCCCATTTGCAACCACTCAAGGTTTATATGTTTCCATTGCCATGAGCATATTGGTGTTACTTATCGGAGGATTATTTTTGTCTCCTATTTTAGAAGGGATGAGCCTAGAACAAGAAGTAAGAGATGTTGCATTCTACTATCTTGTTGCTCTTGGATTTGGAATTCTGCCTTTGTTTGCCTATACCGTTCTTCGATGCTTTATTGATGCCCTAGGCCAAACAAGAACTTCTATGTTTATCACCTTAATGTCTCTTCCAATAAATATTGCATTAAACTATTTGTTTATCTTCGGAAAGTTTGGTTTTCCAGCATTAGGTGGTATTGGTGCCGGAGTTGCCTCTGCACTAACGTATTGGCTGATTTTGTTTATATCTTTATATATTGTCCTGAAGAAACGACCATTTAAAAACTACCACCTTTTTGACCGGTTACATCCTATTTCATTTTCAAAATGGAAAGAAATTTTAGTTATCGGTGTACCAATAGGACTATCTATTTTCTTTGAAACGAGCATATTTTCAGCTGTAACCCTTTTAATGAGTTCATTTAATACCATTACGATAGCGGCCCATCAGGTTGCTCTAAATTTCGCTTCCCTTCTATATATGGTTCCTTTAAGTATTTCCATGGCCTTAACCATTCTAGTAGGTTTTGAGGTTGGAGCAAAACGGATTAAAGATGCAAAGCAATATGCCTGGATTGGGGTACTATCAGCGGTACTGCTTTCATTAGTTTGTGCAATATTTCTTTATTTCTTTAGAACTGAGGTTGCGTATATGTATACGAAAGATCCTGAAGTTATTTCACTCACCACAGCGTTTTTACTATACGCTATCTTTTTTCAGCTATCAGATGCTATAGCTGCCCCTATTCAAGGAGCATTAAGAGGATATAAAGATGTGAATATAACGTTTATTGTAGCTTTTGTATCTTATTGGCTCTTAGGACTGCCAATTGGCTATTTTCTTGCTAATTATACAGACCATGGTGCTTTTGGTTATTGGATAGGCTTAATATCTGGTTTAGCAGCTGGAGCAATCGGGCTAGCGGCACGATTGTATTTTTTACAAAACAAATATTTGAAGACTGCGAAATCAAGATAG
- a CDS encoding AAA family ATPase encodes MMLFTIDQLPLQIQNVLKSRYAKEEEQTDIGKAGYASADMNILYDSVIALALDKNVLLKGPTGSGKTKLAETLSSIYQQPMYSINCSVDLDAEALLGFKTINEVDGKSIIDFVPGPVIQAMKKGHLLYIDEINMAKPETLPILNGVLDYRKTITNPFTGEVVKAKNGFGVIAAINEGYVGTVPLNEALKNRFVVVDVPYVQGETLLQILTNQSQLKDEKLLKKFVTLSSDLIALVQNGNLSEEAASIRALLDACDLSVYLPPLRAVHRAIVEKLEDEREKAAILNVAQTLFN; translated from the coding sequence ATGATGTTGTTTACTATAGATCAATTACCACTGCAAATACAAAACGTACTAAAATCACGTTATGCCAAAGAGGAAGAGCAAACGGATATAGGAAAGGCTGGGTATGCTTCAGCTGACATGAATATTCTCTATGATAGTGTCATTGCCCTTGCTTTGGATAAGAACGTTTTATTAAAAGGGCCGACTGGATCTGGGAAAACGAAGCTTGCAGAAACACTTTCCTCCATTTATCAGCAACCTATGTACAGTATAAACTGCTCAGTAGATCTTGATGCAGAGGCACTTCTAGGTTTTAAAACAATAAATGAGGTAGATGGGAAATCTATAATTGATTTTGTACCCGGACCAGTTATCCAAGCAATGAAAAAGGGGCATCTTCTCTATATTGATGAGATTAATATGGCAAAACCAGAAACCTTACCAATATTAAACGGAGTGTTGGATTACCGGAAAACCATCACAAACCCCTTCACAGGGGAAGTGGTGAAAGCCAAAAACGGTTTTGGAGTAATTGCGGCAATCAACGAGGGCTATGTGGGAACAGTCCCATTAAATGAAGCCTTAAAAAACCGATTTGTGGTTGTGGATGTTCCTTATGTACAAGGTGAGACCTTACTTCAAATCCTTACAAACCAATCCCAACTTAAAGACGAAAAACTACTAAAGAAATTTGTCACACTTTCTAGTGATTTAATTGCGCTTGTCCAAAACGGAAACCTTTCAGAGGAGGCAGCCTCCATCCGGGCATTATTAGATGCTTGTGATCTTAGTGTCTATTTACCACCTCTTCGAGCAGTTCACCGAGCGATAGTTGAAAAGCTAGAAGACGAACGTGAAAAAGCGGCAATTCTCAACGTTGCTCAAACTTTATTTAACTGA